In Pyrus communis chromosome 1, drPyrComm1.1, whole genome shotgun sequence, the following are encoded in one genomic region:
- the LOC137724900 gene encoding transcription factor bHLH131, whose amino-acid sequence MQSTQSYYPKQISFPKGQGVFPKNNIYNKNFFKPKSKAEAKVIAAKKHSESEKRRRMRINGQYTTLRAILPDLIKMDKASVLGETVRKVRELKKALAEVEAACHCGDRRDECVLPGGVDKLSVEQCEGEKGGLVKATFSCEDRLGLISDMTRALSCVKGRVVRAEMVTVGGRSKNALWVQGLGGGNEGVVALKRALKVVIDRPVLPRNII is encoded by the exons ATGCAATCCACTCAAAGTTATTATCCGAAGCAAATTAGCTTCCCCAAGGGCCAAGGAGTATTCCCAAAGAATAATATCTACAACAAAAACTTCttcaaaccaaaatcaaaagcaGAAGCCAAAGTAATTGCCGCCAAGAAACACAGTGAGTCGGAGAAAAGGCGAAGGATGAGAATCAACGGTCAATATACCACTCTTCGTGCTATCCTCCCAGACTTAATCAAA ATGGACAAGGCATCTGTGCTTGGAGAGACAGTCAGGAAAGTAAGGGAGCTTAAAAAGGCGTTAGCAGAAGTTGAAGCAGCTTGTCATTGCGGGGACAGGAGGGATGAGTGCGTTTTACCTGGCGGGGTTGACAAGTTAAGTGTCGAACAATGCGAGGGGGAGAAAGGAGGGCTTGTGAAGGCCACATTCAGCTGTGAGGATAGGCTGGGGCTCATTTCGGACATGACAAGGGCACTGAGTTGTGTAAAGGGAAGGGTTGTTAGGGCTGAGATGGTGACAGTCGGTGGAAGGAGTAAAAATGCATTGTGGGTGCAAGGGTTAGGTGGTGGAAATGAAGGGGTGGTGGCGCTGAAGAGAGCACTGAAGGTGGTTATTGATCGCCCTGTTTTGCCAAGGAATATTATCTGA